The Phaeacidiphilus oryzae TH49 region TGCTGCACACCTTCTCCGCCGCCGACCGCGCGGTCTACCTGTCCGGTCTGCGCACCCTGATGCCCGCCGGGGCCCGCTGCCTGATCCTCGCCTTCAGCGACCGCCAGCCCGGTGATTTCGGCCGCCCGCACAAGTTCGCCCGCGCCGAGCTGGAGGAGGCCTTCTCCGCGGAGGCGGGCTGGCGCCTGGACTCCCTGGAGCCGTCCACCATCGACGTCACCATCGACCCGGGCGCCGTCAGCGCCTGGCTCGTCCAGGCCACCCGGCTGTGATCCCGGAACGAGAGCCCACTGCTGAGAGGAACCCCTCATGCCGAGCGCCCAGGCCCGGGTGGCGACCACCAGGGCCGACCGCTATCTGCGCCAACTCTGCGAGCACGCGGGCCGGATGGGCCACCCGAGCGGCCACCTCGGCGCGCTGCTCGGCCACGCCTCCGGCGAGGCCCATCGCACGCCGGGCCGGCTTCGCGGCGCCGCCATGCCGAAGGTCCTGCGGGCCGAGTCCCCGGCCGCCGGGGCGGACGACACGCCCGAGGGCCTGATCGAGTTCGACTCCGGCCGCTGCCGGCTGCGCGCCGAGCCCGATCTCCTGCTGCTCACCGTGGACGCCGGGGACGCCTCGCAGCTGGCCCGGATCACCGACGCGCTGGCCGCCCGTCTGGAGCGGATCGGCCGCCGTGCCGGCCTGGCCGTCACCTGGCGATCGGTGCCGTCGTCGCCGACGTCAGCTTGACCAGGTCGGTGGGGGCGAGTTCGACGTCGAGGCCGCGGCGGCCGCCGGAGACGAAGACGGTCTCCGCTGCCAGCGCGGACGCGTCCACCACGGTCCGCAGCGGGCGCCGCTGGCCCAGCGGTGAGATCCCGCCGCGGACGTAGCCGCTGCTGCGCTCCGCGGCGGCCGGGTCGGCCATCGCCGCCCGCTTGCCGCCGACCGCGGCGGCCAGCGCCTTCAGGTCCAGCGAGCCGCTGACCGGGACCACCCCGACCACCAGCTCCCCGTCGACCTCCGCGACCAGGGTCTTGAACACCCGCTCTGCGGCCACCCCGAGCGCCCGCGCGGCCTCCTCGCCGTAGGAGGGGGCGGCCGGATCTTGCTCGTACGGGTGGACCTGGAACTCCACCCCGGCCGCGGCCAGCGCGACGGTCGCCGGGGTGCCCTGGCCGCCGCCTCTGTTCTTCGTCTTCTTCGCCATCGCCTCTGTCGTTCGTCCTTCGTCGGGCCGGCGGCCCGCCCGTCGGTTCGGGCTGATCGCCCGTGGGTTCGGGCCGGTCGCCCGTCAGTTCGGGCTGAATGCCCGCCTGGTGAGGTCGACCGCGGGCAGCGAGGGCAGCCAGCCCAGTACCGCCGTCTCCCTGCGGAGCAGCTCCAGCTCCTGCGACAGCCGCTCGGCGCTCCCCGCCGCCGCCAGCAGCCGCTGCTTCACCGGCACCTCCAGCACCGAGGCCGCCGCCACCAGATAGGAGAGGACGGTCGGGTCGTCCGGCAGCTCCTGGGACTCGGCGAGGCTCGCCTCCCGCGCCCCGGCCAGCCGCTTCTGGTACTCCCGGAAGGCCCGCAGCACCGCGCCGACCAGCGCCTGCGGCACACCGGAGCCGTCCGCCGGCTCCTCCCAGGGCTTGCCCTCCTCCCGGACCTCCGGATCCTCCGGGATCGGCTCCGTCTCGGCCACCAGGTAGTCGCCGGTGGTGTCGATCGACAGCACCCGGAACCGGGTGGTCCCGCTGGCCAGCAGCTCGTAGCCGCCGTCCGGCTGCGGGCGGACGGTCGCCACCTCGGCCACGCAGCCGACGGTGTGGAAGGCCTGCGCCGGATCCTGCCCGAAGCCGGCCATCGGTCCGGAGGAGGAGCCGTCGGGTACGCCGGGGCCGGTGGGGGCGACCTCGCGCCCGTCCCTGATCGCCACCACGCCGAACCTGTGGGGCTCGGGTCCGGCCTCCAGGTCGGCGACCAGACGCCGATAGCGCTCCTCGAAGACGTGCAGCGGGAGCAGCAGGCCCGGGAAGAGCACCGAGCCGAGGGGGAAGAGCGGCAGCCGTTCGGTCACGGCCGCAAGCGTACGGCGCCCGGTCCCCGCTGGTCCCGCAGGTTGCGCAGAGGGGTCCGCCGGACGGAACACGACTGCCCGTACCGGGGGACGCTCGCGGCAGCTCCCCGGTACGGGCTCGCGCACCACCCTGGCAGCGCCCGACACGGAGGGCCAGCGGCGGGCGACCGAACGTGTCCGCCTGGTGGGCGGGCGTCAAACGGCGCCCGCGCCTTCTCTACACTGGCAGGGTGATCTCCCGAATCGACCTGCGCGGCTCCACCGACGACCCGCGCGCCCTGCTGCCCCGTGCCGAGCTCGACGTCGAGGCCGCCCTGGAGAAGGTGCGCCCGATCTGCGAGGACGTGCACCATCGCGGGGTCGAGGCGCTGATCGAGATCACCGAGCGCTTCGACGGTGTGAGACTCACCACGACCCGGGTCCC contains the following coding sequences:
- a CDS encoding DUF2218 domain-containing protein — translated: MPSAQARVATTRADRYLRQLCEHAGRMGHPSGHLGALLGHASGEAHRTPGRLRGAAMPKVLRAESPAAGADDTPEGLIEFDSGRCRLRAEPDLLLLTVDAGDASQLARITDALAARLERIGRRAGLAVTWRSVPSSPTSA
- the ybaK gene encoding Cys-tRNA(Pro) deacylase, whose product is MAKKTKNRGGGQGTPATVALAAAGVEFQVHPYEQDPAAPSYGEEAARALGVAAERVFKTLVAEVDGELVVGVVPVSGSLDLKALAAAVGGKRAAMADPAAAERSSGYVRGGISPLGQRRPLRTVVDASALAAETVFVSGGRRGLDVELAPTDLVKLTSATTAPIAR
- a CDS encoding LON peptidase substrate-binding domain-containing protein, with product MTERLPLFPLGSVLFPGLLLPLHVFEERYRRLVADLEAGPEPHRFGVVAIRDGREVAPTGPGVPDGSSSGPMAGFGQDPAQAFHTVGCVAEVATVRPQPDGGYELLASGTTRFRVLSIDTTGDYLVAETEPIPEDPEVREEGKPWEEPADGSGVPQALVGAVLRAFREYQKRLAGAREASLAESQELPDDPTVLSYLVAAASVLEVPVKQRLLAAAGSAERLSQELELLRRETAVLGWLPSLPAVDLTRRAFSPN